Proteins encoded by one window of Rhineura floridana isolate rRhiFlo1 chromosome 9, rRhiFlo1.hap2, whole genome shotgun sequence:
- the LOC133364224 gene encoding uncharacterized protein LOC133364224, with the protein MTIKKIMDVQEGTFSIDMFQKIMNGINSIKQELRNNSQALRIELDEMRQELKEIQDSMRKENKDRSGKPKKDEREIKGKVQTMEIGLNMDMEKDLDFLAVMDPGDKYYGLELSAVPEGIEEIGDKDIIGSKKFLDWKVLMEKANRINPCFVSMEKSLRDVLVYHVKKRNRDAALQQYFSDTFGTDGKKISVKKEIPIRLLLYDYDSKTIGRVKMEDGRWNQYG; encoded by the coding sequence atgacaattaagaagatcatggatgtacaagaagggactttttctatagacatgtttcagaaaataatgaatgggattaattcaataaaacaagaactgagaaataatagtcaagcgttgagaattgaacttgacgaaatgagacaggagctgaaagaaattcaggattctatgagaaaggagaataaagatagatctggaaaaccaaaaaaggatgaaagagaaattaaaggcaaggttcaaactatggagattggattaaatatggacatggaaaaagatttggattttctggcggtgatggatcctggagacaaatattacggtttggaactcagcgctgtccctgaaggaattgaagagattggagataaagatattatcggttcaaaaaaattcctggactggaaggtcttgatggagaaagctaacagaattaatccctgttttgtgtcaatggaaaaatctttaagagatgtgctagtgtatcatgtaaaaaagaggaacagagatgcggctttgcaacaatatttcagtgatacgtttggaactgatggcaagaaaatatctgtgaaaaaggaaattcctatcagactcttattatatgactatgacagcaagactattgggcgcgtaaagatggaagatggaagatggaaccaatacggataa